One part of the Ornithorhynchus anatinus isolate Pmale09 chromosome 21, mOrnAna1.pri.v4, whole genome shotgun sequence genome encodes these proteins:
- the DECR2 gene encoding peroxisomal 2,4-dienoyl-CoA reductase [(3E)-enoyl-CoA-producing]: MAGSSPPPPDVATDDCLQEYSCLFSPDILRGKVAFITGGGSGIGFRIAEIFMRHGCRTVIASRSLQRVSEAAEKLSVATGQRCLPLSLDVRQPQTIAVAVDTALKELGRVDILINGAAGNFLCPAKALSFNAYKTVIDIDTIGTFNASKVLFEKWFQDHGGVIINITATLSFKGQALQVHAGTAKAAVDAMTRHLAVEWGPYNVRVNSLAPGPISGTEGMRRLGGSQTHLSRAILGIPLQRLGNKTEIAHSALYLASPLASYVTGASLVVDGGSWLTSPNGSLGRSASASFSAKL; encoded by the exons ATGGCTGGCTCCTCTCCGCCGCCGCCGGACGTGGCCACCGATGACTGCCTGCAGGAATATTCGTGCCTCTTCAGCCCGGACATCCTCCG GGGCAAGGTGGCCTTCATCACCGGAGGAGGCTCAGGAATCGGCTTTCGCATTGCTGAGATTTTCATGAG acatgGCTGCCGCACCGTCATCGCCAGCAGGAGCCTGCAGAGAGTCTCTGAG GCTGCTGAGAAACTGAGTGTGGCCACAGGCCAGCGTTGCCTGCCTTTGTCTCTGGACGTGCGGCAGCCCCAGACGATCGCCGTGGCAGTCGACACAGCCCTGAAGGAGTTGGGCCGGGTGGACATTCTCATCAATG gtgCGGCAGGTAACTTCCTGTGCCCAGCCAAGGCTCTGTCTTTCAACGCCTACAAGACGGTGATTGACATAGACACCATCGGCACCTTCAACGCCTCCAAAGTGCTCTTTGAGAAATGGTTCCAG GACCACGGAGGAGTGATCATTAACATCACGGCCACGCTGAGTTTCAAAGGGCAGGCTTTGCAGGTGCATGCCGGCACGGCCAAGGCTGCAGTAG ATGCCATGACCCGGCACCTGGCCGTGGAGTGGGGCCCCTATAATGTCCGGGTCAACAGCCTGGCCCCCGGGCCCATCAGCGGCACTGAGGGCATGCGGCGTCTCG GGGGTTCCCAGACCCACTTGAGCAGAGCTATCCTGGGGATCCCCCTCCAGAGGCTGGGGAACAAGACAGAGATCGCCCACAGCGCCCTGTACCTGGCCAGTCCCTTGGCATCCTATGTCACGGGGGCCTCCCTGGTGGTGGATGGCGGCAGCTGGCTGACATCCCCCAACGGCTCCTTGGGTCGGTCGGCGTCCGCGTCCTTCTCTGCTAAACTCTAA